The region TACAACCTGGTTTCCAAATCCGCCAAATCTGCTCTAAAATCCCAATGTTTTCAGGGGGTGGAGTTTGAATCCCCGGCTAATTTGGACAGCAGTGAGGCGGTAAAGAAAAGCTTGGTAAAAGTTCTGAATGGTGACTCTTCAGGGACAGTGGCAGGTAATGATCATGCCATATGGTACAGAGAATTATTTGCCACGAGTGTAAACGTGGGTCTGATTTCTGCATCTGACCTTGCCGGTTACCGCAGTCAGCCTGTCTATATCCGAAAATCAATGCATGTACCGCCCCGCTACGAAGCCGTGCGCGATCTTATGCCAGCATTCTTCACTCTTCTAAAAGATGAAAAGGAACCCGCTGTAAGGGCTGTTTTGGGTCACTTTTTCTTTGTGTATATCCATCCGTATGTTGATGGGAATGGCCGCATGGGAAGATTCCTGATGAATGTAATGTTAGCCAGCGGCGGCTATCCATGGACAGTTATTCCGTTTGAAACCCGCAATGACTACATGGCCGCCCTGGAAGAAGCGAGCGTAAGAAAGAATATTGAACCGTTTTCCAGATTTCTG is a window of Desulfatiglans anilini DSM 4660 DNA encoding:
- a CDS encoding Fic family protein produces the protein YNLVSKSAKSALKSQCFQGVEFESPANLDSSEAVKKSLVKVLNGDSSGTVAGNDHAIWYRELFATSVNVGLISASDLAGYRSQPVYIRKSMHVPPRYEAVRDLMPAFFTLLKDEKEPAVRAVLGHFFFVYIHPYVDGNGRMGRFLMNVMLASGGYPWTVIPFETRNDYMAALEEASVRKNIEPFSRFLAELVQKGMTH